A DNA window from Oceanispirochaeta sp. M1 contains the following coding sequences:
- the pglX gene encoding BREX-1 system adenine-specific DNA-methyltransferase PglX: METLKLKRFAQFARRSLIEQVSTKLKLILSENSSARRERPETIKKLEETIQNSDKEQIIERVAYIWFNRFCALRFMDVNRFNRVNIVSPSDPGQFQPEILAEAKMGHIDDEMVSEKIRQQITSLLNGDTPSHDPQGEAYRLLVVAACNFWNTAMPFLFEKIEDYTELLMPEDLLSGNSILAYTREAMTPEACEDVEVIGWLYQFYISEKKDEVFDGLKKNKKITPENIPAATQLFTPHWIVRYLVENSLGRLWLLNRPQSHIFKNMKERGEDCYFIEPVKPDTDFLKISKPEEIKICDPACGSGHMLTYAFDLLYAIYEEEGYESAEIPEKILTHNLYGIEIDERAGELAAFALTMKARAKQRRFFNKSIKPNICVLENVSFSSEVIDDYIKSFGTNIFTSEIVETLHQFDEADNFGSLIRPIATSVKTVLATLGQLQARINEKIGSQEELPDDQKLMLSTPNFKKILQALRQADYLCPKYHVVVANPPYMGSGSMNAALKKFASALYPEAKNDLYSMFIHRCIGLPIKGGFMSMIAMHSWMFLSRFERLRFWILKNNAIVTLAHLGAQAFDSIGGEVVSTAAFVLKSSVLPDYSATYFRLIGYPDSKSKDQALLNRSNAFEASAKEILDVPGTPLSYWLSSAFRTHFVDSETLASKVETAVGLFTCNNDRFLRNWHEVGIKKIGFDCADRIEAENSAQKYFPIQKGGGYRRWYGLNYLIVQFNDDGKEIRDYRKESGQSWSLPGVDFYFRAGITWSGLTTDANSFRWCDKGCIFESNKGQMLFSKSPLRFLGYMNSVVCAEYIACINPTLSVQSNEIKRLPFVESLQINQGEVIVKDLVEIGRVDWDFSETSWDFTSLPLLNPDYHQPSLKATYQKLHAHWREMTLEMQRLEQENNRIFIDAYGLQDELTPEVPLKEITLTCNPHYRYGNNKSEDELEALLLADTMRELVSYAVGCMFGRYSLDKPGLILANQGETIDDYLKRVPEPSFSADDDNVIPMLDGDWFTDDITERFHKFLRVAFGDDYYEENLSFVEEGLGKDIRKYFLKDFYSDHVKRYKKRPIYWMFSSPKGSFNALIYMHRYRPDTASVVLTDYLRDFIEKLSAHKKHLEAVSINTRASKGEKAKALKEIEKINKTISELEEYERDVLYPLATAQVEIDLDDGVKVNYPKLGKALKKITGLS; this comes from the coding sequence GTGAACCGCTTTAACCGGGTAAATATTGTCTCTCCCTCCGACCCTGGTCAGTTCCAGCCCGAGATTCTGGCCGAAGCCAAAATGGGACACATAGACGATGAGATGGTTAGTGAAAAGATTCGTCAGCAAATAACCTCTCTCCTCAATGGAGATACGCCCAGTCATGATCCTCAGGGTGAGGCTTACCGCCTGCTGGTGGTGGCCGCTTGTAACTTTTGGAACACGGCTATGCCCTTCCTTTTTGAAAAAATTGAAGATTATACAGAATTACTGATGCCCGAGGACTTACTATCGGGGAACTCCATCCTGGCCTATACTCGCGAGGCTATGACACCCGAGGCTTGCGAGGATGTCGAGGTGATCGGCTGGCTTTATCAGTTTTACATCTCCGAGAAGAAGGACGAGGTGTTCGACGGATTGAAGAAAAACAAGAAAATCACGCCCGAGAACATCCCTGCCGCCACTCAGCTTTTTACTCCGCACTGGATTGTTCGCTACCTGGTGGAAAACTCCCTCGGCCGGCTGTGGTTGCTCAATCGTCCACAGTCACATATTTTCAAAAATATGAAGGAGAGAGGAGAGGATTGTTACTTCATCGAGCCAGTGAAACCTGATACCGATTTCTTGAAAATTAGTAAACCGGAAGAGATCAAGATCTGCGACCCGGCCTGCGGTTCTGGCCACATGCTAACCTATGCTTTCGATCTCCTTTACGCCATTTATGAAGAGGAAGGCTACGAGTCTGCCGAGATCCCGGAGAAGATCCTCACCCACAATCTTTACGGCATTGAGATTGACGAACGCGCAGGGGAACTTGCCGCCTTTGCTCTGACCATGAAGGCTCGAGCTAAACAGCGCCGGTTTTTCAACAAGAGCATCAAGCCTAACATCTGCGTGTTGGAGAATGTTTCATTTTCTTCAGAGGTTATAGATGATTATATTAAATCTTTTGGGACTAATATTTTTACTTCTGAGATTGTTGAAACATTACATCAATTTGATGAAGCTGATAATTTCGGTTCGTTGATTAGGCCTATCGCTACAAGTGTAAAAACCGTATTAGCTACGTTGGGACAATTACAAGCAAGAATTAATGAAAAAATAGGTAGCCAGGAAGAACTACCTGATGATCAGAAATTGATGTTATCCACTCCAAATTTCAAAAAAATCCTGCAAGCCCTACGACAGGCCGATTACCTGTGTCCGAAATACCATGTGGTGGTTGCTAATCCGCCGTATATGGGTAGCGGATCGATGAATGCTGCATTAAAGAAATTCGCGTCAGCTCTGTACCCTGAGGCAAAAAACGATCTCTATTCAATGTTTATTCACCGTTGTATTGGGCTGCCAATCAAAGGTGGCTTCATGTCGATGATAGCTATGCATAGCTGGATGTTTCTTTCACGCTTCGAAAGGTTGAGGTTCTGGATTCTTAAGAACAACGCCATAGTGACTTTGGCTCACCTAGGAGCTCAAGCATTCGATTCTATAGGGGGCGAGGTCGTTTCAACTGCGGCCTTCGTGCTTAAATCATCGGTCCTCCCTGATTATAGTGCAACGTATTTTCGTCTTATAGGCTACCCCGATAGTAAATCAAAGGATCAAGCACTTCTCAACCGTTCTAATGCATTTGAGGCTTCTGCTAAAGAAATACTTGATGTTCCTGGGACGCCGCTGTCATATTGGCTCTCATCAGCTTTCCGGACTCACTTTGTTGATTCTGAAACGTTAGCTTCAAAAGTGGAAACCGCCGTCGGTCTATTCACATGCAACAATGACCGTTTCCTACGGAATTGGCACGAGGTCGGCATAAAGAAAATCGGATTCGACTGCGCAGATAGAATAGAAGCAGAAAATTCTGCTCAGAAGTATTTCCCCATTCAGAAGGGTGGAGGATATCGAAGGTGGTATGGCCTCAATTATCTTATTGTTCAATTTAATGATGACGGTAAAGAGATCCGTGACTACCGAAAAGAATCTGGGCAATCCTGGTCACTTCCGGGTGTTGACTTCTATTTTCGCGCTGGAATCACATGGTCTGGCCTGACAACAGATGCCAATAGTTTCCGATGGTGTGACAAGGGATGCATCTTTGAATCGAACAAAGGACAAATGTTGTTTTCCAAAAGTCCACTGCGCTTTCTAGGCTACATGAATTCTGTTGTTTGTGCCGAATATATTGCTTGCATTAACCCAACATTATCTGTCCAAAGTAATGAGATAAAACGATTACCTTTTGTGGAGTCGCTTCAGATTAATCAAGGAGAGGTTATTGTTAAAGATCTCGTGGAAATCGGACGGGTAGACTGGGACTTCTCCGAAACCTCTTGGGACTTCACCAGCTTGCCACTGCTGAATCCCGACTACCATCAGCCGTCCCTGAAGGCCACATACCAGAAGCTCCACGCCCACTGGCGGGAAATGACGCTGGAGATGCAACGGCTGGAACAAGAGAACAACCGCATCTTCATCGACGCCTATGGCCTGCAGGATGAGCTGACCCCCGAGGTACCACTTAAGGAAATCACTCTGACCTGCAACCCCCACTACCGCTACGGCAACAACAAGAGCGAAGACGAGCTGGAGGCACTGCTCCTGGCAGACACCATGCGCGAGCTAGTCTCCTATGCTGTGGGATGCATGTTTGGCCGCTATTCGCTGGACAAGCCGGGGCTGATCCTGGCCAACCAGGGCGAAACCATAGATGACTATCTGAAGCGAGTTCCTGAGCCCAGCTTCTCTGCTGATGACGACAACGTTATTCCCATGCTTGACGGCGACTGGTTCACTGACGACATCACCGAGCGCTTTCACAAGTTCCTGCGTGTGGCTTTTGGCGATGACTACTACGAAGAGAACCTATCTTTTGTTGAAGAGGGACTGGGTAAGGATATCCGGAAATACTTTCTCAAGGATTTCTACAGCGACCATGTGAAGCGCTACAAGAAACGCCCTATTTACTGGATGTTCTCCAGCCCCAAGGGCAGCTTCAACGCGTTGATCTATATGCATCGCTACCGCCCCGATACAGCCAGCGTGGTACTTACTGATTATCTAAGAGATTTTATAGAAAAACTCTCTGCCCATAAAAAGCACCTTGAGGCTGTTAGTATCAATACCAGGGCTTCCAAGGGAGAAAAGGCAAAAGCACTGAAAGAGATTGAGAAAATTAACAAGACGATCTCTGAACTTGAAGAGTACGAACGGGATGTTTTATATCCTCTGGCAACAGCTCAAGTGGAGATCGACCTGGATGACGGTGTGAAAGTGAATTATCCGAAATTAGGGAAAGCGTTAAAGAAAATAACTGGACTGAGTTAG
- a CDS encoding VOC family protein produces the protein MTLTPYLNLPGSAEKAINFYKDIFGGTTEIMYWSEMPPNLKMPMSDNWQNKIMHGSLIINKNVTIYLSDSLIEETPINNTVFLHVVFDTEDELRKAFDTLSVDGRVNMPVENTFWGSIYGDLVDKFGTGWGLEYPLPK, from the coding sequence ATGACACTTACACCTTACCTTAATTTGCCCGGTAGCGCTGAAAAAGCAATAAACTTCTATAAAGACATTTTTGGTGGGACGACCGAGATCATGTATTGGAGTGAGATGCCTCCAAATCTAAAGATGCCGATGAGTGATAATTGGCAGAACAAGATTATGCATGGTTCTCTCATTATAAATAAGAATGTAACAATCTACTTATCAGATTCATTGATAGAAGAGACACCAATCAACAATACAGTCTTCCTACATGTAGTGTTCGATACCGAGGATGAACTCCGAAAAGCATTCGATACACTATCTGTGGATGGTAGAGTTAATATGCCTGTAGAAAATACTTTCTGGGGTTCGATTTATGGTGATTTAGTCGACAAGTTTGGCACAGGTTGGGGCTTAGAATATCCATTGCCGAAATAG
- a CDS encoding type IV toxin-antitoxin system AbiEi family antitoxin domain-containing protein, producing the protein MSEVNAPNINKLLQNWEKNSYKTSLELSALGYRPQLLNRYKRSGWLVSPSKGVYGLAGQTVDWSGALYALQKGMNLSLSPKGLFALEQEGFSQYLSMGERRIFLYGHSVKELPQWFRKMMTNEAVTIKTRNFMQMKDLPYLSRSFGDFSLDISAPELAYLEMLDEVPRNIGFSEARDITENLTMLRASLLQNLLEHSSSVKVNRLALYMAEYHQHDWFSKLNPDSISLGAGKRVIRVAGVLDKKYNITVPTPPLEDESYV; encoded by the coding sequence ATGAGTGAAGTTAACGCACCAAACATAAACAAACTCCTCCAAAACTGGGAAAAAAACAGTTATAAAACCAGCCTGGAACTGTCAGCTCTTGGTTACCGTCCCCAACTCTTGAATCGCTATAAGAGATCCGGCTGGCTTGTCTCTCCTTCTAAAGGAGTCTATGGACTTGCTGGACAGACTGTAGATTGGAGTGGTGCCCTCTATGCTCTTCAAAAGGGAATGAACCTCTCCCTCAGTCCCAAAGGGCTCTTTGCCCTGGAACAGGAAGGCTTCAGTCAGTATCTCTCTATGGGTGAACGGAGAATCTTTCTATACGGACATTCTGTAAAAGAGTTACCACAGTGGTTTCGGAAGATGATGACCAATGAAGCAGTGACTATAAAAACACGGAACTTCATGCAAATGAAAGACCTGCCTTATCTCTCCCGCAGTTTCGGAGATTTCTCTTTGGATATCTCTGCCCCAGAACTGGCCTATCTTGAAATGCTGGATGAAGTTCCCCGCAATATAGGTTTTTCCGAAGCCAGGGATATAACTGAGAATCTTACGATGCTCCGGGCATCACTATTACAGAATCTCCTGGAACATAGCAGCAGTGTAAAAGTGAATCGCCTGGCTCTGTATATGGCTGAATATCATCAGCATGACTGGTTCTCAAAGCTGAATCCTGACTCTATCTCATTGGGAGCAGGAAAACGTGTGATCCGGGTAGCTGGGGTATTGGACAAGAAATACAATATAACCGTACCTACTCCCCCTTTGGAGGACGAATCCTATGTATGA
- a CDS encoding DUF1801 domain-containing protein gives MAENKTKPTLASVDDFISNIDNPRRKADSIISLKIYEEITKLPPVMWGTSIIGFGELRYKYESGREGIMPIAGFSPRKSNMTYYIGDEFKEAAELYNRLGKYKKSVACLYINKLDDIDLQVLKEIIACDFEVSIQSKDSATCHN, from the coding sequence ATGGCTGAAAATAAAACTAAACCGACATTAGCATCAGTAGATGATTTTATTTCAAATATTGATAATCCTCGACGTAAAGCAGATTCAATTATATCTTTAAAAATTTACGAGGAAATTACAAAGCTTCCACCTGTTATGTGGGGTACTTCGATTATAGGCTTCGGGGAACTTCGATATAAATATGAAAGCGGGCGGGAAGGAATCATGCCAATAGCCGGGTTTTCACCTAGAAAGTCAAATATGACTTATTATATTGGTGACGAATTTAAAGAAGCAGCAGAACTTTACAACCGATTGGGAAAGTATAAAAAATCAGTAGCTTGTCTTTATATTAATAAACTCGATGATATTGACTTACAGGTTTTAAAGGAGATTATAGCTTGTGACTTTGAAGTATCAATTCAGTCTAAAGACTCTGCAACCTGCCATAATTAA
- a CDS encoding SRPBCC family protein, translating into MHYKVEVLIDIPREKMIAIFDNPDNLNKWQPTFLGIEHVEGIQRTKDAKSRLRYKQGKGEMEMIETILVYNMPDEFSCTYEANGVLNINKNYFFAEGDKTRWVTDTDFQFTSFPMKLMGMLLPFMFKSQTKQMMQNFKMFAETGKTAKA; encoded by the coding sequence ATGCATTACAAAGTTGAAGTTTTGATAGATATTCCTCGTGAAAAAATGATAGCGATATTTGATAATCCTGACAATCTAAACAAATGGCAACCAACTTTCCTGGGAATTGAGCATGTTGAGGGAATTCAACGAACAAAAGATGCTAAATCTCGTCTACGTTATAAACAGGGAAAAGGCGAAATGGAAATGATAGAAACTATACTTGTTTATAATATGCCTGACGAATTTTCCTGTACTTATGAAGCTAATGGCGTGCTCAATATCAATAAGAATTATTTCTTTGCAGAAGGTGATAAAACCCGATGGGTAACAGATACAGATTTTCAATTCACCAGCTTTCCAATGAAACTGATGGGTATGTTGCTTCCCTTCATGTTTAAATCACAAACGAAACAGATGATGCAGAATTTTAAAATGTTTGCAGAAACTGGCAAAACAGCAAAAGCCTAA
- the pglZ gene encoding BREX-1 system phosphatase PglZ type A → MNERITQALKKLFERHRIVFWYDSKEELRDDFESLSLSDVDKIEIQNNEYALKYRILREEPDKKFLLYHQGPQPEAMEDWLLDVQLSHGEFRTDQTALWLSELELGFEFIGVVQDHSEFFTAVKRKESLKRLLSSDDTSGMIRLKMLAVCAGSDSRLDSVQEYLLQEYSGDSEEKYKLIERCNLHHVFWKLIKKHYAYQSDSCGIKDFTLTLFKSSYAMGINGEPSLNSDALVFLKRWKDSRQFESSYEKLSAESSRILGIEQDLAKRSIKEVVDLDYFRLIDQKIISDLVHAVVNRTETPGTISLWIRQRRQSHWYHEFKHLYEAIDFAAQYITLWEQTELNLTSLSDGIKRYTQSLFKLDQYYRKYTYHVRLSGQASLMETLNDVIENLYTNAYLLSLGDRFHPFLEDITGWNSIPSNRQRDFFKTYVLPFLKKDKKVFVLISDALRYEVGEELLSLIRSEDRYSADLDSAISTLPSYTQLGMAALLPNKSITISDNDSATVMVDDQSSQGSPNRQKILQNGLIGKNGCVVSAEDFLKMPREGEAGYRNLFSSNDVVYIYHNRIDAVGDKRESEDKVFEAVEKTLEELVNIIKKLSNANATNMLVTSDHGFIYQNRALDESDFAAEDAEGDKILQKNRRFVIGKGLKEKPGLHKFTSSWLGLSGDVEIQLPRSINRFRLKGAGSRFVHGGATLQEIVIPVLKINKKRQSDISYVDVEIIRGTNSVISSGQQAVRFYQSQPVSEKIQPRVLRAGIFTEEGELISDSHDLIFDFTSENPRERELQVQFILSHEADKANNKEVVLKLEVKHAGTSYYSEYKSLRYTIRRSFTSDFDL, encoded by the coding sequence GTGAACGAACGAATTACACAAGCCCTAAAAAAGCTTTTTGAAAGACATCGCATTGTATTCTGGTACGATTCCAAGGAAGAACTTCGCGACGATTTCGAGTCCCTTTCTCTGTCTGACGTAGATAAGATAGAGATTCAAAATAATGAATATGCCTTAAAGTACCGAATTCTCAGAGAAGAGCCCGATAAAAAATTCCTGCTCTATCACCAGGGTCCTCAGCCCGAGGCTATGGAGGACTGGCTTCTCGATGTTCAATTATCTCATGGTGAGTTTCGAACTGACCAGACAGCACTTTGGTTATCAGAATTGGAACTGGGTTTTGAATTCATTGGTGTGGTTCAGGACCATTCGGAGTTTTTTACTGCCGTTAAACGCAAAGAATCTCTGAAAAGACTTTTATCCTCTGATGATACATCCGGAATGATCCGTTTGAAAATGCTTGCTGTATGTGCAGGATCGGATTCCCGGCTTGATTCAGTCCAGGAGTACCTGCTTCAGGAGTATTCAGGCGATTCTGAGGAAAAGTACAAACTGATTGAAAGATGTAATTTACACCACGTTTTCTGGAAACTTATAAAGAAGCATTATGCCTATCAATCTGATTCCTGCGGAATCAAGGATTTTACCCTGACCCTGTTTAAATCATCCTATGCCATGGGCATTAATGGCGAACCCAGTCTGAATAGCGATGCCCTTGTATTTCTCAAGCGTTGGAAAGACAGCCGACAGTTTGAGAGCAGTTATGAGAAACTTTCAGCGGAAAGTTCCCGGATTCTGGGAATAGAACAGGATCTTGCTAAGCGGTCCATTAAAGAAGTGGTAGATCTAGACTACTTCCGCCTGATCGATCAAAAAATCATAAGCGATCTAGTCCATGCCGTAGTGAATAGAACAGAAACGCCAGGAACCATCTCTCTTTGGATACGGCAGCGTAGACAGAGTCACTGGTATCATGAGTTTAAGCATCTTTATGAGGCCATCGATTTTGCAGCACAGTATATTACCCTTTGGGAACAAACAGAGTTGAATTTGACCAGTCTCTCAGATGGGATAAAGCGCTATACTCAATCTCTTTTTAAGCTGGATCAGTACTACCGGAAATACACATATCATGTCCGCCTTTCCGGACAGGCTTCACTGATGGAGACTCTGAATGACGTCATTGAGAATCTCTATACCAATGCCTATCTTCTTTCTCTGGGAGACCGTTTTCATCCATTTCTGGAAGATATTACCGGTTGGAACAGTATCCCTTCAAACAGACAGCGTGATTTCTTCAAAACCTATGTCCTACCTTTTTTGAAAAAAGACAAGAAAGTATTTGTCCTTATCTCTGATGCCCTTCGCTATGAGGTTGGGGAAGAGCTTCTGAGTCTGATTAGAAGTGAAGACAGGTACAGCGCCGATCTGGATTCGGCGATTTCCACACTACCCAGTTATACCCAGTTGGGAATGGCGGCCCTGCTCCCTAATAAGAGCATTACTATCTCTGATAATGATTCAGCTACTGTAATGGTTGATGATCAGAGTTCCCAGGGATCTCCTAACAGGCAAAAGATTCTGCAGAACGGTCTTATCGGGAAAAACGGCTGTGTTGTATCTGCAGAAGATTTTCTGAAAATGCCCCGGGAAGGAGAGGCCGGATACAGGAATCTATTCAGTTCAAATGATGTCGTTTATATATATCACAATAGAATAGACGCAGTCGGTGATAAAAGAGAAAGTGAGGATAAGGTATTTGAAGCCGTAGAGAAAACTTTGGAAGAGTTGGTCAACATAATAAAGAAGCTTTCTAATGCCAATGCCACGAATATGCTTGTTACTTCGGATCATGGTTTTATCTACCAGAACAGAGCATTGGATGAGAGTGATTTTGCAGCAGAAGATGCCGAAGGTGATAAGATACTACAGAAAAATCGACGTTTTGTTATAGGTAAAGGCTTGAAGGAAAAACCGGGATTACATAAATTCACGTCTTCCTGGCTGGGACTTTCTGGAGATGTGGAAATTCAGCTTCCCCGTTCTATCAATCGCTTTCGATTAAAAGGAGCTGGTAGCCGTTTTGTTCATGGTGGAGCTACTCTACAGGAAATTGTAATTCCAGTGCTGAAAATCAATAAAAAACGCCAGAGTGATATCTCCTATGTAGATGTTGAGATTATCAGAGGAACAAATTCGGTAATCTCTTCCGGCCAACAGGCCGTACGGTTCTATCAGTCTCAACCTGTTTCAGAAAAAATCCAACCAAGAGTTTTACGGGCGGGGATTTTCACGGAAGAGGGGGAATTAATTTCCGATTCTCATGATTTGATATTTGATTTTACATCTGAAAATCCCCGTGAAAGAGAACTGCAGGTTCAGTTTATCTTAAGCCATGAGGCGGACAAGGCAAACAACAAAGAAGTTGTTTTAAAGCTTGAGGTAAAACATGCTGGAACCAGTTATTACAGCGAGTATAAATCTCTAAGATATACAATTCGGCGCAGCTTTACCTCTGATTTTGATCTGTAA
- the brxL gene encoding BREX system Lon protease-like protein BrxL, with product MTELDKKINDQFPGLVVRKDLVKTVKGNAIVPTYVLEYLLGQYCATSDEATIQTGIETVKEILRKHYVHRNEANLVRSTIKERGRNKVIDKVTVDLNEKIDAYEATFENLGIKKVLIDSDTVKRNPKLLVGGVWSICDIEYEFYDDNQNVPWKLSSLKPIQLSHLDFESYIEARKKFTTEEWIDVLMQSIGLNPESFGHRSKLIQLVRLIPFCERNYNLIELGPKGTGKSHIYSEFSPHATLVSGGEATLPKLFINNTTNKIGLVGYWDVVAMDEFAGSSKKPDVKLIDTLKNYMANKSFNRGTGPQGAEASMVFIGNTSHNVPYMLKHGNLFMDLPEAYRNSNGQAILDRMHWFLPGWEMDNLRSEMFSDGYGFVVDYLAEILRSLRSHDFSDRYSSSFSLSSDISTRDRDGINKTFSGLMKIIYPHGEATREEIEEILKFTIEGRKRVKDQLMRIDPTYSQVEFSYKHSGGKKITVATLEEGQYPQYYGTPEKGSEEASENIDNTLMGRNTVSSSSPPPQPEIELKEHHVIIQENQKGISYDDLFGPYLKDASQITVTDPYIRHFYQVRNMMELIETIVKDKDEDEEVSVHLITATDDFKMEQQIGLLERIQDSCNTVGVNFTWSFDGTGTIHARHIVTNHGWKISLDRGLDIFQQYDQNDDLIFANRLQKYRPCKAFEVTFIRNE from the coding sequence ATGACAGAACTAGATAAGAAAATTAATGATCAATTCCCCGGCTTAGTGGTTAGAAAAGATCTTGTAAAAACCGTTAAAGGGAATGCAATAGTACCCACTTACGTTCTGGAGTATCTTCTGGGACAATACTGTGCCACCAGTGATGAAGCCACCATTCAAACCGGAATTGAAACTGTTAAAGAGATTTTGCGAAAACACTATGTACATAGGAATGAAGCCAACCTTGTCCGCTCTACAATTAAAGAACGTGGACGTAATAAAGTAATTGATAAAGTAACAGTCGACTTGAATGAGAAAATTGATGCCTATGAAGCGACCTTTGAGAACCTAGGAATCAAGAAGGTTCTCATCGACTCGGATACGGTAAAAAGAAACCCAAAGCTGCTGGTCGGCGGTGTCTGGAGTATCTGCGATATCGAGTATGAGTTCTACGATGACAATCAGAATGTCCCCTGGAAACTCTCCTCTTTAAAACCAATTCAGCTTTCTCATTTAGATTTCGAATCCTATATTGAGGCAAGGAAGAAGTTTACAACCGAAGAATGGATTGATGTGTTGATGCAGAGCATAGGTTTGAATCCTGAATCTTTTGGGCACCGCAGCAAGCTTATCCAGCTAGTCCGCCTTATCCCATTCTGTGAAAGGAACTACAACCTGATTGAGTTGGGGCCAAAAGGGACTGGAAAATCCCACATTTATTCCGAGTTCTCTCCTCATGCCACTCTGGTTTCAGGAGGGGAAGCGACGCTACCAAAACTGTTTATAAACAATACGACAAACAAAATCGGTTTAGTCGGTTATTGGGATGTTGTCGCAATGGACGAGTTTGCCGGAAGCAGCAAAAAACCAGATGTCAAACTCATCGATACCCTCAAAAATTACATGGCAAATAAATCGTTCAACAGAGGAACAGGACCTCAGGGAGCTGAGGCTTCTATGGTTTTTATCGGTAATACATCTCACAATGTCCCCTATATGCTGAAACACGGGAATCTTTTCATGGATCTTCCGGAAGCCTACCGGAACAGTAATGGACAGGCTATTCTGGACCGAATGCACTGGTTCCTTCCCGGATGGGAAATGGACAATCTTCGTAGCGAAATGTTCTCCGATGGATATGGTTTCGTCGTAGATTACCTGGCTGAAATACTTCGTTCTCTCCGATCCCATGATTTTTCTGATCGTTACAGTAGTTCATTTTCTCTTTCTTCCGATATTTCCACGCGTGACAGAGATGGAATTAATAAAACCTTTTCAGGATTAATGAAAATCATCTATCCCCATGGTGAAGCTACAAGAGAAGAAATTGAAGAAATATTGAAATTCACTATAGAAGGAAGAAAACGTGTCAAAGATCAATTAATGCGAATAGACCCGACTTATTCTCAAGTAGAATTCTCATACAAGCACTCTGGTGGAAAAAAAATCACTGTTGCTACTCTCGAAGAAGGACAGTATCCCCAGTACTATGGGACTCCCGAAAAAGGCTCCGAAGAGGCAAGTGAAAATATTGATAATACACTTATGGGGAGAAATACAGTCTCTTCAAGTTCTCCTCCTCCACAACCTGAAATTGAACTGAAAGAACACCACGTAATTATTCAGGAAAATCAAAAAGGGATTTCATATGATGATCTTTTTGGTCCCTATCTCAAAGACGCATCTCAAATCACTGTGACTGATCCCTACATACGCCATTTTTATCAGGTCAGAAATATGATGGAGCTCATTGAAACCATTGTGAAAGACAAGGATGAAGATGAGGAAGTGTCGGTACACCTTATTACAGCTACAGATGATTTTAAAATGGAACAACAAATAGGATTGCTTGAACGTATTCAGGATTCATGTAATACAGTTGGAGTCAATTTTACCTGGTCATTTGATGGAACCGGGACTATTCATGCACGGCATATAGTTACAAATCATGGTTGGAAGATTTCTCTGGATAGGGGACTGGATATTTTCCAACAATATGACCAAAATGATGATTTGATTTTTGCGAACAGACTTCAGAAGTACAGGCCTTGTAAGGCTTTTGAGGTGACATTTATTAGAAACGAATAA
- a CDS encoding response regulator transcription factor, whose translation MLEHVSLGKSNKEISWILDIHLKTVEKHKNRLREKLGLNSMAELVHFAIRNGITEKDEGICM comes from the coding sequence ATCCTGGAACATGTATCCCTGGGTAAAAGCAATAAAGAGATAAGCTGGATATTGGATATCCATCTCAAAACAGTTGAAAAGCACAAAAACAGATTGAGAGAGAAATTAGGACTCAACAGCATGGCAGAGCTTGTTCACTTCGCCATCCGGAACGGAATCACAGAAAAGGATGAAGGCATATGTATGTGA